The window CAACTGGAACGGATGAACGACGGCTAAGGTTCCGTTAATGGTGGTTCCGTTAACGGTGGTTCACAATAATTAAAGAGGAGGCGACTAGTTGGTGAAAATGACAATGAAGGTTATTGGGTGGAGTTTTGCATCAAGCAGGTGGCAATGGTGGGCGTTTAGTAGTATGGAATGATATCGAGAACAAGAGTGGGAGGAAGAAGATAAGTTGGATGGGTTAATTTTTggggaggagagagagagagagagagagagagagagagagagagagagagagagattgcattttattttctgttttttgttataaaaaattataaaaacaaaataaaaaaggaaaattttcttttttatttttttaatcagaAAAATCTTTAAATAATAGAAaaactgaaaaagaaaaaaatgagggTAAATTTGTCATTATGAAAAAGTTTATATAAAATTGGACCAAAGttacaacaaaatgaaaagtctGGACCTGTAGTGCTAGTTCAAACCTTTTTAgaccaaaatgacaattttgaaCAAATCAGAGGACCATTTATGCATATTAGTCTATAATATATAAGAAAAAAAGGATATGTGAGTTTTAAACCAAATATACAAGTGCGCATGGAAGGACATGAAATGTAAATATGTGTATGTAGATGGTAGCGTTGCTATTTCGTACGTAACGGCTAATAGTGACGTTTCATCTTAGAAACTTGAAAACTTGACAACCCAACTAATGAGTTGTTGGCCATGCCTTACTCACCGCCCATTATTCTTTATTTTAAGTTTACAATCCTACCCCTGCCCATTTCAACCGAAATTTGATAGAAAAGATGATAAGATTTacatattattaatttttatatatttatttacaaTTTTAGCTAAGATATCTGACATAAAATAAATATGATTATGAAAATACAGACATATAACGTATCTTTTTGTTCAAGTATATAATTGTGAAAGATGTAAATGTGTATATTGCTAATCGGCAAAGGTTGATTTTGTTCAAGCAATCATAGATCGACACTTGGAGCCTTTCAACTGCCTACTTCTTTCTTTGATTAAAATTCAATTCTAAACTCTTCTCATCCCCTTTATTTCTTGATCATATATTGAGTagctagaaaaaaaaaatctggaAATAGGTTCAAATACAACAGCTTCGATCGACCCATATTTTTGCGTTTTCAACCACAACAATGTGGAAGGTCACCCCTTCAAAATCTTTGGTCATTAGGATCAATCTTGTGTTCCtatcttgttttcttgttatttaTGCCACCCTCCTCCTCCGTCCATCGGCCTCCTCCGTCTATCATGAAAATGCTGCGTCATATGTTCGCTGCTCCCTCCGTGATTGCCACCACAAGGTAAGGTGAGCTGCCTCCATGCCTGAAAAACAAAGAACCTTCATGGGTTCTTTGTTTTTACGTTTGTGTCGTAACATATTTAGCTGATTATAATTTCCTTTTAGGTGGAAACCGGGTACAAGATGAAGGCAGTGCTACTGGAAGACGCAGTAGAGTCGAGTAGTAATCACTCAAAGCAAAAAATGGTGAAGAGAGAGAGGCCAAGTTTCTTAAATTCAAGTGGTTATCCAGGAACAGGGATAAGGATGAGGATGGGGATGGTGAATATGGAAGGGGAAGATTTAAGCGATTGGAACGTGCTTGGAAAGACGATTCCTGTGACGTTTGAAAAGGTTTCAGATTTATTCGAATGGAAGGACTTGTTCCCTGAATggattgatgaagaagaagagatgcATGAAACATTGTGTCCGGAGATTCCAATGCCGGATTACAAGAAATACGGGTATTTCGACATGATAGTGGTGAAGATACCATGCAAGTTTCCGGCGGAAGGGTGGGGAAGAGATGTTTTCCGGTTGCAACTGCACATGATAGCCGCGAATATGGTGGTGAGGAGAGGGAGGAAGAATTGGAATAGGAAGCCAAAGGTGGTTGTTTTGAGCAAGTGCCGGCCAATGGTGGAGATATTCCGGTGTGATGATTTGCTGGCACACGACGGCGATTGGTGGTATTATCGGCCTAATATGAAGAAGTTGGAACAAAAGGTTTATTTACCTGTTGGCACTTGTAACTTGGCTTTACCTCTATGGGGAAAAGGTACAATCTTTCTTATTTAATAAAAAgaatttcaattaaatttttataaaaatttaatcTTTATTTATCTTTTCACAGGAAACGATGAAGTATACGATGTAACCAAGATCCAACAAACAAACTCAAGACGTAAATCAACAAAACGTCAAGCCTACGCCACCGTGCTCCACTCGTCGGAATCATACGTCTGCGGTGCCATCATGCTAGCCCAGTCCCTCCTCAAAACAGGAACCAAACACGACCTCATCCTCCTCATCGACACCTCCATCTCCGTCGCTACACGCCAGGTTCTAGCTGCCGCCGGTTGGACTATAAGAATCATCGAACGCATCCGCAACCCACGAGCCGAGAAGGACTCTTACAACGAGTACAACTACAGCAAATTCCGGCTATGGCAGCTCACCGACTACAACAAGATCATTTTCATCGACTCTGACATCATCGTCCTCCGCAATCTTGATATCATCTTCTCGTTCCCACAAATGTCCGCCGTCGGCAATGATAATTCCATATTTAATTCCGGTATAATGGTCATCGAGCCATCAAACTGTACTTTCATGCATTTCATGCAACGTACCAACGACATCATCTCGTACAATGGTGGCGATCAAGGGTTTTTGAATGAGATATTCGTTTACTGGCATAGATTACCGAGAAGGGTTAACTTCTTGAAGAACTTTTGGTCAAATACAACTGTCGAAACCAGCATGAAAAACCAGTTGTTTGGGGCTGATCCACCCAAGCTTTACGCCATACATTATTTGGGAATCAAGCCATGGCTATGCTACAGGGATTATGACTGTAACTGGGATATAGGGGATCAACAGGTGTATGCCAGTGATGTCGCACACCGAACATGGTGGAAGCTTCATGACACCATTGATGAGAGCTTGCAGAATTACTGTAAGTTGACGAAGCAAAGGAAGATAGAGTTGAAGTGGGATCGAATGCAGGCTAAGAAACATGGATTTGCCGATGAGCACTGGAAGATCAATGTTACAGATCCAAGACGCCGCGGTTAAAATCACATGAATATTACATTGTCGATTTTTGTTTATTATTGGTTTTGGTTTGGAACTATATCATGCTCTAGTTGATCATTCTTGATGTACATACGGATGGATTTATACTTGTACGGAGTTAATATATGTTTTTAAGGTCATTTGGTTAATACGATTGAATATAGAAACTTAGGCGACATGAGTTACATTCCTGAGTATCTCTCGCGAATCATCAGCAGTGAAGTCAATGAGGGGTTAATTAGTAGCTATGGTCCTCCCATCCACTCTTATGGCAACTAATAGCACGAGAAATACATAATATAAGTTTCAATTAATTAGGCGTGGATTAAATTTCCACCTTGTATATAAAAAGGTTACACCATTATTTCACTTATATTCAAGTTTACAGTCATGGCTGATAACATCGACAAAGAATCAGATGTTGACAGTCTACCGATGAAAGAAAAAGTAAAATGCGATAAATTCTAATATGGTAAGTAATTGATTTGTATATGTCAACAGAGGCATCGGATTAGGTTAGCAAATGttactttatttccttaattaAGAAAGCTAGAAATAGTGGGATTGTGTGAGATTGAAGAATTTGGGGAAGATTAGTTGTATATTGATTAAACAGTTAGTTTACCAGCCCGGTTTTAGGTGCACCTAACAAGGATTCAACCATCACTAAGATaatgtttgatatatatatatatatatatatatatatatatatatatatatatatatatatatatatatatatatatatatatatatatatatatatatatatatatatatatatatatatatatatatatatatatatagggttaggttcatttgagaccacttatattttatgagaccgtgagacgcatttgtttatttttttttatttttttttatttttttttagttaattcatgttccgaaaataatatttaaaaaaagaattttttgatttttccatttattttgcattttaaaattatttttagaatatgtacagtgtaatattctatttagaatatttcacgtatttttcaaaaaaaatagaatttttttttattttttttaattttttttagttaattcaagttccgaaaataatatttaaaaaaagaattttaagatttttctatttattttgcattttaaaattattttttagaatatgtcagtgaaatattctatttagaatatttcacgtatttttcaaaaaaaaaacggattttttttatttttttttattttttttatattttttttagttaattcaagttctgaaaataacatttaaaaaaagaatttttggatttttccatttattttgtattttaaaattatttttagatttggtctcacggtcttacaaaattataatggtctcaaatgaacctgaacctatatatatatatatatatatatatatatatatatatatatatatatatatatatatatatatatatatatatatatatatatatatatatatatatatatccttaagggtatataagcatAGGTACCTTGTACATAATAAAACAAATTAGGTTGTTTTGATTAGTGAGTTAACTAAAAAAAGGAAAAACAATTTCCTAAATTTTTTTTTGCTGTGTTTTCCTTATTCAGTGACGATATCCAACTCAATTTGTACTTGAATTTCGAATGGTTCCATGATAATCATCCTGGAAAATTTGATTGCACTATGAAATTGTAATTCACAAAAGAGAAACAAGACCAAAAGACTATGATTAGAAATAGcaattaatagaaaaaaaaaaagtttgaattGAAAAATTCTATTCGATCAATTGCCTCCGATCGcaattaacaaaaaataaataaataataaatttcaaTTCAAGAAATTGGATTCGATTAAACAGTATAGCCTCCAATGTTTTTTTGGAATTGCATACGGTAAGTACTTCCAGGTAATTTTTTATGAAACATATTTGATATCATTTTTTGAAGTGTTTATGATTTTTAATATCCGACATTATTGTTTATAGTGTTCTCCATTAGCTGTTGATTTGTATTTGTGCCGGGATTTTATTATTGACATTATTGTTTATAGAGCTAGACATTACGGTTGGTTAACGATTTTTCTGAAAAGGTAAAATATCCaatgtatttaatttttttttttagtttttcattgTTGGTTGTTAATATGTTTTTACGTATAATGTTTCAATATGCATCGTTGTCTATTTCAGGCCATAATGAGTGAAGTCGAAGCAATTGATCAAGCTATAGAACCATATATAATTAAAGATATTGACACAAATGATTGCGTGGAAACAACATATGAATGTGAAAAAATAAACAGTATCGGTATGAACATTGAATTTGACGAAGATGATGTTAATGATGAAAGGATATTGGGAAATGTTTTTGATACTCCCGATGATGtctatatattttaaaataattattcatttttgtatggttttggtATACGTAGAGATGACACAATTAAAAATCCTAAAACAAATGAGCCTTTTCGGAAGATATATGTAtgcaacaaagaaaaaaaaatcgatgGCCAAAAATGATTCAAGTGAAAATGAGAAAAAACTCATAGAGATGTTAGAATCGGATGTCAAGCAAAGCTTCAAATAACAAGACAGGAGGATGGGAAATGGTTGGTGGACTCATTTAATGACACACACAATCACGACTTGACCAAGGCATATACGGGAGTGACGAAGCATCGATCTCATAACAATTTCCACCGTCAAATAGAAGGTAAATCTCTAATGGTTTAATTTGGTCAAGCAATGTTGAAACCTTCTCAGATTGAAAATGTTGTTAATACAATGAAAACCTCAATTGTAGCTGATGTAACTTCAAAGTAATGTGTTGATGTCTTATCTGAGCATCGAAAACAACATagaggaaaggagttttgtggACTTATAAAACATTTTCAAGATAAAACATTAGTTGATAGTGACCAATATTTTGTTGTGGATTTATCTGATGATGGGTATCCAAGAAATATCTTTTGGGCTGATGGTGGATCAAGAGATGTCTATACAAAATTCATAgatgttgttgtgtttgatgtcactTATATGACTAACAAATTTAAGATGCCTTTTGTTCCCTTTACTGGGGTTTATCATCATGGGCAGTTTATACTTTTTGGTGGAGCATTGCTTGGAAACGAAAAGGAAGAGACATTTGAATGGTTATTTGAACATTTCCTCAAATGTATGTTTGGCAAGTATCCGTGcaacgctctaaaaatttcaaccaatttaaacttttcaaaacacaacccaCATTCATTAAGTTAttctaaaaaggttttcaatactttATATTATCAGAGAATTCCCTAGaacaatatcataaaacataaacatgaggagcagtacgatcacgcctttgccttgccacggtctcctgaagaacctgaaacattaaaccacaactgtaagcccgaaagcttagtgagatacccctaaaataccaaccacatataccctacacatagcatatcataacataacagaacatagaacagccatgcacttcgggtctactgtgtgactggtccgccgcaccggcctacagtccacctggtccactctccgagtctagccatatacatcaagtctacagtgtgattggtccgcccgcaccgggccttcaatccacctggtccactctctgagtctacagtatgactgctccgcccgc of the Lactuca sativa cultivar Salinas chromosome 6, Lsat_Salinas_v11, whole genome shotgun sequence genome contains:
- the LOC111908836 gene encoding UDP-glucuronate:xylan alpha-glucuronosyltransferase 2 isoform X1 yields the protein MWKVTPSKSLVIRINLVFLSCFLVIYATLLLRPSASSVYHENAASYVRCSLRDCHHKVETGYKMKAVLLEDAVESSSNHSKQKMVKRERPSFLNSSGYPGTGIRMRMGMVNMEGEDLSDWNVLGKTIPVTFEKVSDLFEWKDLFPEWIDEEEEMHETLCPEIPMPDYKKYGYFDMIVVKIPCKFPAEGWGRDVFRLQLHMIAANMVVRRGRKNWNRKPKVVVLSKCRPMVEIFRCDDLLAHDGDWWYYRPNMKKLEQKVYLPVGTCNLALPLWGKGNDEVYDVTKIQQTNSRRKSTKRQAYATVLHSSESYVCGAIMLAQSLLKTGTKHDLILLIDTSISVATRQVLAAAGWTIRIIERIRNPRAEKDSYNEYNYSKFRLWQLTDYNKIIFIDSDIIVLRNLDIIFSFPQMSAVGNDNSIFNSGIMVIEPSNCTFMHFMQRTNDIISYNGGDQGFLNEIFVYWHRLPRRVNFLKNFWSNTTVETSMKNQLFGADPPKLYAIHYLGIKPWLCYRDYDCNWDIGDQQVYASDVAHRTWWKLHDTIDESLQNYCKLTKQRKIELKWDRMQAKKHGFADEHWKINVTDPRRRG
- the LOC111908836 gene encoding UDP-glucuronate:xylan alpha-glucuronosyltransferase 2 isoform X2 translates to MKAVLLEDAVESSSNHSKQKMVKRERPSFLNSSGYPGTGIRMRMGMVNMEGEDLSDWNVLGKTIPVTFEKVSDLFEWKDLFPEWIDEEEEMHETLCPEIPMPDYKKYGYFDMIVVKIPCKFPAEGWGRDVFRLQLHMIAANMVVRRGRKNWNRKPKVVVLSKCRPMVEIFRCDDLLAHDGDWWYYRPNMKKLEQKVYLPVGTCNLALPLWGKGNDEVYDVTKIQQTNSRRKSTKRQAYATVLHSSESYVCGAIMLAQSLLKTGTKHDLILLIDTSISVATRQVLAAAGWTIRIIERIRNPRAEKDSYNEYNYSKFRLWQLTDYNKIIFIDSDIIVLRNLDIIFSFPQMSAVGNDNSIFNSGIMVIEPSNCTFMHFMQRTNDIISYNGGDQGFLNEIFVYWHRLPRRVNFLKNFWSNTTVETSMKNQLFGADPPKLYAIHYLGIKPWLCYRDYDCNWDIGDQQVYASDVAHRTWWKLHDTIDESLQNYCKLTKQRKIELKWDRMQAKKHGFADEHWKINVTDPRRRG